One segment of Streptomyces sp. TG1A-8 DNA contains the following:
- a CDS encoding primosomal protein N': MSSEDGPGDGGAAGAPPEQLALIRESVRGAGTPRAKPRTWRGAALAGELPVARVLVDKGVLHLDRYFDYAVPEELDADAQPGVRVRVRFGAGRHRVRDGRREGGGLIDGFLVERRAESDYAGPLAALAQVVSPEPVLSEELLGLARAVADRYAGSLADVLQLAVPPRSARAERRPSPEPLPPPAAPDAGSWARYEHGGAFLESLAAGGAPRAVWNALPGPLWSEELARAVAATLASGRGALVVVPDGRSAARVDAALTGLLGGGRHALLTADAGPEKRYAQWLAVRRGSVRAVVGTRAAMFAPVRDLGLVAVWDDGDDSHGEQHAPQPHARDVLLLRAALDGCAFLLGSWSCTVEAAQLVESGWARPLVAGREEVRRSAPLVRTVGDDDLARDEAARAARLPTLAWEVVREGLRHGPVLVQVPRRGYVPRMACAQCRAPARCRHCSGPLQARDAGALGCGWCGREEGAWHCPRCGGFRLRAQVVGARRTAEELGRAFPAVPVRTSGREHVLDTVPGTPALVVSTPGAEPVAEGGYAAALLLDGWAMLGRPDLRAGEDALRRWIAAGALVRPQGERGTVVVVAESTLRPVQALVRWDPVGHAVRELAERAELGFPPVSRMAAVSGTARAVAEFLESVDLPPDAEVLGPVPVPPAPPGRPRRPGGPPPGEHWERALVRVPPGSGAALAAALKTAQAARTARGGGEAVRVRIDPPDIG, from the coding sequence GTGAGCAGCGAGGACGGACCGGGGGACGGCGGCGCCGCAGGGGCGCCGCCGGAGCAGCTCGCGCTCATCCGCGAGAGCGTGCGCGGGGCCGGGACGCCCCGGGCCAAGCCGCGCACCTGGCGGGGGGCCGCGCTCGCCGGGGAACTGCCCGTCGCCCGGGTGCTGGTCGACAAGGGCGTGCTGCACCTCGACCGGTACTTCGACTACGCCGTGCCCGAGGAACTGGACGCCGACGCGCAGCCCGGGGTGCGGGTGCGGGTGCGGTTCGGCGCCGGGCGGCACCGGGTGCGGGACGGGCGCCGTGAGGGTGGGGGGCTCATCGACGGCTTCCTGGTCGAGCGCCGGGCCGAGTCCGACTACGCCGGCCCGCTGGCCGCCCTCGCCCAGGTCGTGTCGCCCGAACCGGTGCTGAGCGAAGAGCTGCTGGGACTCGCGCGGGCGGTCGCCGACCGGTACGCGGGCAGCCTCGCCGACGTGCTCCAGCTGGCCGTGCCGCCGCGCAGCGCGCGGGCCGAGCGGCGGCCGTCCCCCGAACCCCTGCCGCCGCCGGCCGCGCCCGACGCCGGGTCGTGGGCGCGGTACGAGCACGGCGGCGCGTTCCTGGAGTCGCTGGCCGCGGGAGGAGCGCCCAGGGCGGTGTGGAACGCCCTGCCGGGGCCGTTGTGGAGCGAGGAGCTGGCCCGGGCCGTCGCCGCCACGCTCGCCTCGGGCCGCGGCGCGCTCGTCGTCGTCCCGGACGGACGGTCCGCCGCGCGGGTCGACGCCGCGCTGACCGGGCTGCTCGGCGGGGGCCGGCACGCGCTGCTGACCGCCGACGCCGGGCCGGAGAAGCGCTACGCGCAGTGGCTGGCGGTGCGGCGGGGGTCCGTGCGCGCGGTCGTCGGCACCCGCGCCGCCATGTTCGCCCCCGTGCGGGACCTCGGACTCGTGGCCGTCTGGGACGACGGCGACGACAGCCACGGCGAGCAGCACGCCCCCCAGCCGCACGCGCGGGACGTGCTGCTGCTGCGTGCCGCCCTGGACGGGTGCGCGTTCCTGCTGGGGAGCTGGAGCTGCACCGTGGAGGCCGCCCAGCTCGTGGAGAGCGGCTGGGCCAGGCCCCTGGTCGCCGGCCGGGAGGAGGTGCGCCGGTCCGCGCCCCTGGTGCGGACGGTGGGCGACGACGACCTGGCGCGCGACGAGGCCGCCCGCGCCGCCCGGCTGCCCACGCTCGCCTGGGAGGTGGTCCGGGAGGGACTGCGGCACGGTCCGGTGCTGGTGCAGGTGCCGCGGCGCGGCTACGTGCCGCGCATGGCCTGTGCGCAGTGCCGGGCGCCCGCCCGGTGCCGGCACTGTTCCGGGCCGCTTCAGGCGCGGGACGCGGGGGCGCTGGGCTGCGGCTGGTGCGGGCGCGAGGAGGGGGCCTGGCACTGTCCCCGGTGCGGGGGCTTCCGGCTGCGGGCCCAGGTCGTCGGTGCGCGGCGGACCGCCGAGGAGCTGGGGCGGGCCTTCCCCGCGGTCCCGGTGCGCACCTCGGGGCGTGAGCACGTGCTGGACACCGTGCCGGGCACGCCCGCGCTGGTGGTGAGCACCCCGGGCGCCGAGCCGGTCGCCGAGGGCGGTTACGCGGCCGCTCTGCTGCTGGACGGCTGGGCCATGCTCGGACGCCCCGACCTGCGGGCCGGGGAGGACGCGCTGCGCCGGTGGATCGCGGCGGGCGCGCTGGTCCGGCCGCAGGGGGAGCGGGGGACGGTGGTGGTCGTGGCCGAGTCGACGCTGCGGCCCGTGCAGGCGCTGGTGCGCTGGGACCCGGTGGGGCACGCGGTGCGGGAACTGGCCGAGCGGGCCGAACTGGGGTTCCCCCCGGTGTCGCGGATGGCGGCCGTGTCGGGGACGGCGCGGGCCGTGGCGGAGTTCCTGGAGTCGGTCGACCTGCCCCCCGACGCCGAGGTGCTGGGACCGGTCCCGGTGCCGCCCGCACCGCCCGGACGGCCCCGCAGGCCCGGCGGCCCGCCGCCGGGGGAGCACTGGGAGCGGGCGCTGGTGCGGGTGCCGCCGGGGAGCGGGGCCGCGCTGGCCGCCGCCCTGAAGACGGCCCAGGCCGCGCGTACGGCACGGGGGGGCGGGGAGGCGGTGCGGGTGCGGATCGACCCCCCGGACATCGGCTGA
- the fmt gene encoding methionyl-tRNA formyltransferase, translating into MKLVFAGTPEVAVPALDALLASGRHEVAAVVTRPDAPAGRGRRLVASPVAERAEEAGIEVLKPVRPRDPEFLERLGEIAPDCCPVVAYGALLPRAALDVPAHGWVNLHFSLLPAWRGAAPVQHSLMAGDEITGASTFLIEEGLDSGPVYGTVTEEIRPTDTSGDLLTRLAYAGAGLLAATMDGIEDGTLKAVPQPAEGVSLAPKITVEDARVDWAAPALRVDRLVRGCTPAPGAWTTFRGERLKLIQVTPVPDRTDLAPGQPAVGKNSVHVGTGSYAVELVWVQAQGKKPMRAADWARGVRVAEGEALGG; encoded by the coding sequence ATGAAGCTCGTCTTCGCCGGTACCCCCGAGGTCGCCGTTCCCGCCCTGGACGCCCTTCTCGCCTCCGGGCGGCACGAGGTGGCCGCCGTCGTCACGCGGCCCGACGCGCCGGCGGGGCGGGGGCGCAGGCTGGTCGCGTCGCCCGTGGCCGAGCGGGCGGAGGAGGCCGGGATCGAGGTGCTGAAGCCGGTCAGGCCGCGGGACCCGGAGTTCCTGGAGCGGCTCGGGGAGATCGCCCCGGACTGCTGCCCCGTCGTCGCCTACGGAGCCCTGCTGCCGCGGGCCGCCCTGGACGTCCCGGCGCACGGCTGGGTCAACCTGCACTTCTCGCTGCTGCCCGCCTGGCGGGGGGCGGCGCCCGTGCAGCACTCCCTGATGGCGGGCGACGAGATCACCGGGGCCTCCACCTTCCTCATCGAGGAAGGGCTCGACTCCGGCCCGGTGTACGGCACCGTCACCGAGGAGATCCGGCCCACCGACACCAGCGGCGACCTGCTCACCCGGCTCGCCTACGCCGGGGCCGGGCTGCTCGCGGCGACCATGGACGGCATCGAGGACGGCACGCTGAAGGCCGTGCCGCAGCCGGCCGAGGGGGTCAGCCTCGCACCGAAGATCACCGTCGAGGACGCCCGGGTCGACTGGGCCGCGCCCGCGCTCCGTGTGGACCGGCTGGTGCGCGGCTGCACCCCGGCGCCCGGTGCCTGGACCACCTTCCGCGGCGAGCGGCTCAAGCTCATCCAGGTCACCCCCGTGCCCGACCGGACCGACCTGGCCCCCGGGCAGCCGGCCGTGGGCAAGAACAGCGTGCACGTGGGCACCGGGTCGTACGCCGTCGAGCTGGTGTGGGTGCAGGCCCAGGGCAAGAAGCCGATGCGGGCCGCCGACTGGGCGCGCGGGGTGCGCGTCGCCGAGGGGGAGGCGCTCGGCGGCTGA
- a CDS encoding RsmB/NOP family class I SAM-dependent RNA methyltransferase, with protein MSEQSRRPRRPAKPYRRPQKDPVRVLAFEALRAVDERDAYANLVLPPLLRKAREKGGFEARDAALATELVYGTLRRQGTYDAVIAACVDRPLREVDPPVLDVLSLGAHQLLGTRIPTHAAVSASVELARVVLGDGRAKFVNAVLRKVAQDDLDGWLEKVAPPYEEDPEDHLAVVHSHPRWVVSALWDSLGGGRAGIEDLLEADNERPEVTLVARPGRATTEELLREDAAVPGRWSPYAVRLTEGGEPGAVPAVHEGRAGVQDEGSQLVALALANAPLDGPDRKWLDGCAGPGGKAALLAALAAERGAELLASEKQPHRAGLVARALHGNPGPYQVVTADGTRPPWRPGTFDRVLVDVPCTGLGALRRRPEARWRRRPEDLDNFAPLQRALLRTALDSVRVGGVVGYATCSPHLAETRAVVADVLKQHPDAEPLDARPLLPGVPALGEGPDVQLWPHLHGTDAMYLALIRRTG; from the coding sequence GTGAGCGAGCAGTCCCGGCGGCCGCGCAGGCCCGCCAAGCCCTACCGCCGTCCCCAGAAGGACCCCGTCCGCGTCCTCGCCTTCGAGGCGCTGCGCGCGGTGGACGAGCGGGACGCGTACGCCAACCTCGTGCTGCCGCCGCTGCTGCGCAAGGCGCGGGAGAAGGGCGGCTTCGAGGCGCGGGACGCCGCCCTCGCCACCGAGCTGGTCTACGGCACCCTGCGCCGGCAGGGCACCTACGACGCCGTCATCGCCGCCTGTGTCGACCGGCCGCTGCGCGAGGTCGACCCGCCGGTGCTCGACGTGCTGAGCCTGGGCGCGCACCAGCTGCTGGGGACGCGGATCCCCACGCACGCGGCGGTGTCCGCCTCCGTCGAGCTGGCGCGGGTGGTGCTCGGCGACGGGCGCGCCAAGTTCGTCAACGCCGTGCTGCGCAAGGTCGCGCAGGACGACCTCGACGGCTGGCTGGAGAAGGTCGCGCCGCCCTACGAGGAGGACCCCGAGGACCACCTCGCGGTCGTGCACTCCCACCCCCGCTGGGTCGTCTCCGCCCTGTGGGACTCCCTCGGCGGCGGGCGGGCCGGGATCGAGGACCTGCTGGAGGCCGACAACGAACGGCCCGAGGTGACCCTGGTGGCGCGGCCGGGCCGGGCCACCACCGAGGAGCTGCTGCGCGAGGACGCCGCCGTGCCGGGGCGCTGGTCCCCCTACGCCGTGCGCCTCACCGAGGGCGGCGAGCCGGGCGCCGTGCCGGCCGTGCACGAGGGACGGGCCGGGGTGCAGGACGAGGGCAGCCAGCTGGTCGCGCTCGCGCTCGCGAACGCGCCGCTGGACGGGCCGGACCGCAAGTGGCTCGACGGGTGCGCCGGACCGGGCGGCAAGGCCGCGCTGCTGGCCGCCCTCGCCGCCGAGCGCGGAGCGGAGCTGCTCGCCTCCGAGAAGCAGCCGCACCGGGCCGGACTGGTCGCCAGGGCCCTGCACGGCAACCCGGGGCCGTACCAGGTCGTCACCGCCGACGGGACCCGGCCGCCGTGGCGGCCCGGCACCTTCGACCGGGTGCTCGTGGACGTGCCCTGCACCGGGCTCGGCGCGCTGCGCCGGCGGCCCGAGGCCCGCTGGCGGCGGCGTCCGGAGGACCTGGACAACTTCGCGCCGCTGCAGCGCGCCCTGCTGCGCACCGCGCTGGACTCGGTGCGCGTCGGCGGGGTCGTCGGCTACGCCACCTGCTCGCCGCACCTGGCCGAGACCCGGGCGGTCGTGGCCGACGTGCTCAAGCAGCACCCGGACGCCGAACCCCTCGACGCCCGCCCGCTGCTGCCGGGCGTGCCCGCGCTCGGCGAGGGCCCGGACGTCCAGCTCTGGCCGCACCTGCACGGCACCGACGCCATGTACCTGGCGCTCATCCGCCGGACCGGCTGA
- the rpe gene encoding ribulose-phosphate 3-epimerase, protein MAVQINPSILSADFARLADEARAVEGADWLHVDVMDNHFVPNLTLGVPVVESLARATGTPLDCHLMIEDPDRWAPRYVEAGASSVTFHVEAAAAPVRLAREIRAKGARASMALKPATPVEPYEDLLPELDMLLVMTVEPGFGGQAFLDIMLPKIRRTRELIDKHGLQLWLQVDGGVSAETIERCADAGADVFVAGSAVYGAQDPAEAVRALRARAQTATARASWACDH, encoded by the coding sequence ATGGCCGTGCAGATCAACCCCAGCATCCTGTCCGCCGACTTCGCCCGCCTCGCGGACGAGGCGCGGGCGGTCGAAGGTGCCGACTGGCTCCACGTCGACGTCATGGACAACCACTTCGTGCCGAACCTCACGCTCGGCGTGCCGGTCGTGGAGTCCCTGGCCCGGGCGACGGGCACCCCGCTGGACTGCCACCTGATGATCGAGGACCCGGACCGCTGGGCGCCCCGGTACGTCGAAGCCGGCGCCTCGTCCGTCACGTTCCACGTGGAGGCGGCCGCCGCGCCGGTGCGGCTGGCCCGGGAGATCCGCGCCAAGGGCGCCCGCGCCTCCATGGCGCTGAAGCCCGCGACGCCGGTCGAGCCGTACGAGGACCTGCTGCCGGAACTCGACATGCTGCTGGTCATGACGGTCGAGCCGGGCTTCGGCGGCCAGGCGTTCCTCGACATCATGCTGCCGAAGATCCGCCGCACCCGTGAGCTGATCGACAAGCACGGTCTCCAGCTGTGGCTGCAGGTCGACGGCGGTGTCTCGGCGGAGACGATCGAACGGTGCGCCGACGCGGGGGCGGACGTCTTCGTCGCCGGCTCGGCCGTGTACGGGGCACAGGACCCGGCGGAGGCGGTGCGCGCGTTGCGCGCCCGGGCGCAGACGGCGACCGCCAGGGCGTCCTGGGCCTGCGACCACTGA
- a CDS encoding sugar-binding transcriptional regulator, which translates to MNSSEEIAVSGMSAGRSAMRMGPAELVQAAAMARRFYLEGKSKIQIAEEFGVSRFKVARVLETALERDLVRIEIRVPAELDAERSDALRARYGLRHAVVVESPAEAEETPDPENLGEVAADLLGELVNEGDVLGLAWGRSTIHMAAALDRLPPCTVVQLTGVYDAGTAERGSVEAVRRAAQVAGGDAHPVYAPMLLPDAATAAALRHQTGIARAFEYFDKVTVACVSIGSWEPGISTVHDMLSDEERAHYASLGVAAEMSAHLFDAEGRRVGRDLGERCITVKADQLRRVPEVVAIAGGQRKAAAIDAVLRSGLVTSLVTDTSAADCLMTAGPAPRPALSRADPDGP; encoded by the coding sequence GTGAACAGCAGTGAGGAGATCGCCGTGTCGGGTATGTCGGCGGGCCGGTCAGCCATGCGGATGGGACCCGCTGAGCTGGTGCAGGCGGCGGCCATGGCCCGCCGCTTCTACCTCGAGGGCAAGTCCAAGATCCAGATCGCCGAGGAGTTCGGCGTCAGCCGCTTCAAGGTGGCCCGGGTCCTGGAGACGGCCCTCGAACGGGATCTCGTGCGCATCGAGATCCGTGTGCCGGCCGAGCTGGACGCCGAGCGCTCCGACGCGCTCCGCGCCCGCTACGGCCTGCGGCACGCCGTCGTGGTGGAGTCCCCGGCCGAGGCCGAGGAGACCCCCGACCCCGAGAACCTCGGCGAGGTCGCCGCCGACCTGCTCGGCGAACTCGTCAACGAGGGGGACGTCCTCGGACTGGCCTGGGGCCGCTCCACCATCCACATGGCGGCGGCGCTCGACCGGCTGCCGCCCTGCACGGTGGTGCAGCTGACGGGTGTCTACGACGCCGGGACCGCCGAGCGCGGCTCGGTGGAGGCGGTGCGCCGGGCGGCCCAGGTGGCGGGCGGCGACGCGCACCCCGTCTACGCGCCGATGCTGCTGCCGGACGCGGCCACCGCGGCGGCCCTGCGCCACCAGACCGGGATCGCCCGGGCCTTCGAGTACTTCGACAAGGTCACGGTCGCCTGCGTGTCCATCGGCTCCTGGGAGCCGGGCATCTCGACCGTGCACGACATGCTCAGCGACGAGGAACGCGCGCACTACGCCTCGCTCGGTGTCGCCGCGGAGATGTCGGCGCACCTGTTCGACGCCGAGGGGCGCCGGGTCGGACGGGACCTGGGGGAGCGGTGCATCACGGTCAAGGCCGACCAGTTGCGCCGCGTCCCGGAGGTCGTGGCGATCGCCGGCGGGCAGCGCAAGGCGGCCGCGATCGACGCGGTGCTGCGTTCCGGGCTGGTCACCAGCTTGGTGACGGACACCTCGGCCGCGGACTGCCTGATGACGGCGGGGCCGGCGCCCAGGCCCGCGCTCAGCCGCGCGGACCCCGACGGGCCCTGA
- a CDS encoding barstar family protein translates to MTEDLAGRVVVTLDLDGVTDKAGLMDRAARALALPDWFGRNWDALADSLGDEALWPAGAARRGLLVVVRGWQAYAEARPKEWETAREVFSASVRPSPALDVALALGGSSRAPAGGLDVPPGPGGTPSMGQ, encoded by the coding sequence ATGACGGAGGACCTCGCGGGCAGGGTCGTGGTCACCCTGGACCTCGACGGTGTGACCGACAAGGCGGGGCTCATGGACCGCGCCGCCCGCGCCCTCGCGCTGCCCGACTGGTTCGGCCGCAACTGGGACGCGCTGGCCGACAGCCTCGGCGACGAGGCCCTGTGGCCCGCCGGGGCCGCGCGGCGCGGACTGCTCGTCGTCGTGCGGGGCTGGCAGGCCTACGCCGAGGCCCGGCCTAAGGAGTGGGAGACCGCCCGGGAGGTGTTCTCGGCGTCGGTGCGTCCCAGTCCCGCGCTGGACGTGGCGCTCGCTCTCGGAGGATCCTCCCGGGCCCCCGCGGGCGGCCTGGACGTTCCGCCGGGGCCTGGCGGCACCCCCTCCATGGGACAATGA
- a CDS encoding GuaB1 family IMP dehydrogenase-related protein, with amino-acid sequence MRFLNDIRPAYDLTYDDVFMVPNRSAVGSRQGVDLGSPDGTGTTIPLVVANMTAIAGRRMAETVARRGGLVVIPQDIPIDVVTDVVSWVKSRHLVLDTPIVLAPHQTVADALALLPKRAHNAGVVVDGDDRPVGVVTDADLTGVDRFTQLEVVMSKDLLLLDADIDPREAFNRLDAANRRYAPAVDRDGRLAGILTRKGALRATLYTPAVDDRGRLRVAAAVGINGDVAGKAEQLLDAGVDTLVIDTAHGHQESMISAIGLVRALDPQVPIAAGNIVSAAGVRDLVEAGADIVKVGVGPGAMCTTRMMTGVGRPQFSAVLECAAEAKKYGKHVWADGGVRHPRDVAMALAAGASNVMVGSWFAGTYESPGDLQQDAGGRLYKESFGMASARAVANRTSEESAYDRARKALFEEGISTSRMFLDPARPGVEDLIDSIIAGVRSSCTYAGAGSLAEFAEKAVVGVQSAAGYAEGKPLHASWN; translated from the coding sequence GTGCGTTTCCTCAATGACATCCGGCCCGCGTACGACCTGACGTACGACGACGTGTTCATGGTGCCGAACCGCTCCGCGGTGGGCTCGCGTCAGGGCGTGGACCTCGGCTCGCCGGACGGGACCGGCACCACCATCCCGCTCGTCGTCGCCAACATGACCGCCATCGCCGGCCGCCGCATGGCCGAGACGGTCGCCCGGCGCGGCGGCCTCGTGGTCATCCCGCAGGACATCCCGATCGACGTGGTCACGGACGTCGTCTCCTGGGTGAAGAGCCGCCACCTGGTGCTGGACACCCCGATCGTGCTGGCCCCGCACCAGACCGTGGCCGACGCCCTCGCCCTGCTGCCCAAGCGCGCGCACAACGCCGGCGTCGTCGTCGACGGCGACGACCGTCCCGTCGGCGTCGTCACCGACGCGGACCTGACCGGCGTCGACCGGTTCACCCAGCTCGAAGTGGTCATGTCCAAGGACCTGCTGCTGCTCGACGCGGACATCGACCCCCGCGAGGCCTTCAACCGGCTGGACGCGGCCAACCGCCGCTACGCCCCCGCCGTCGACCGGGACGGCCGGCTCGCCGGCATCCTCACCCGCAAGGGCGCCCTGCGCGCCACGCTGTACACCCCGGCCGTCGACGACCGGGGCAGGCTGCGCGTCGCCGCGGCCGTCGGCATCAACGGCGATGTCGCGGGCAAGGCCGAGCAACTGCTCGACGCGGGCGTGGACACGCTCGTCATCGACACCGCGCACGGTCACCAGGAGTCGATGATCAGCGCCATCGGGCTGGTGCGCGCCCTCGACCCGCAGGTGCCGATCGCCGCGGGCAACATCGTCTCCGCCGCGGGCGTCAGGGACCTCGTCGAGGCCGGCGCCGACATCGTCAAGGTCGGGGTCGGCCCGGGCGCCATGTGCACCACCCGCATGATGACCGGTGTGGGCCGGCCGCAGTTCTCCGCCGTCCTGGAGTGCGCCGCCGAGGCGAAGAAGTACGGCAAGCACGTCTGGGCCGACGGCGGGGTCCGGCACCCCCGCGACGTGGCCATGGCACTCGCGGCCGGCGCCTCCAACGTGATGGTCGGCTCGTGGTTCGCCGGGACGTACGAGTCGCCGGGCGACCTCCAGCAGGACGCGGGCGGCCGCCTGTACAAGGAGTCGTTCGGCATGGCCTCCGCCCGTGCCGTGGCCAACCGCACGTCGGAGGAGTCGGCGTACGACCGGGCCCGCAAGGCGCTGTTCGAGGAGGGCATCTCCACCTCCCGGATGTTCCTGGACCCGGCCCGCCCGGGCGTGGAGGACCTGATCGACTCGATCATCGCGGGCGTCCGCTCCTCCTGCACCTACGCCGGCGCCGGCTCCCTGGCGGAGTTCGCCGAGAAGGCCGTCGTCGGCGTCCAGAGCGCGGCCGGCTACGCCGAGGGCAAGCCGCTGCACGCCAGCTGGAACTGA
- a CDS encoding Lrp/AsnC family transcriptional regulator, translating to MLNDLDERIVHALAEDARRSYADIGQLVGLSAPAVKRRVDRLRATGAITGFTVRVDPVALGWETEGYIEIYCRRHTSPETIQRGLERYQEVVAASTVTGDADAIVQVFASDMRHFERVLERIAGEPFVERTKSVLVLSPLLRRFSSGAPG from the coding sequence GTGCTGAACGATCTCGACGAACGCATCGTGCACGCCCTCGCCGAGGACGCCCGCCGCTCCTACGCGGACATCGGGCAACTGGTCGGCCTGTCCGCACCCGCCGTCAAACGGCGGGTGGACCGGCTGCGCGCCACCGGAGCCATCACCGGCTTCACCGTCCGGGTGGACCCAGTGGCGCTCGGCTGGGAGACCGAGGGGTACATCGAGATCTACTGCCGGCGCCACACCTCGCCCGAGACCATCCAGCGGGGCCTGGAGCGCTACCAGGAGGTCGTGGCCGCGTCGACCGTCACCGGCGACGCGGACGCGATCGTCCAGGTCTTCGCCTCCGACATGCGCCACTTCGAGCGGGTGCTGGAACGCATCGCCGGCGAGCCGTTCGTGGAGCGGACGAAGTCGGTACTGGTGCTGTCCCCGCTGCTGCGGAGGTTCTCCTCCGGAGCGCCGGGCTGA
- a CDS encoding carbon-nitrogen hydrolase family protein translates to MRTALLQSSGRPGSVVENLKVLDEAAGRAAAAGAGLLAAPEMFLTGYAIGGDIARLAEPADGDSAAAVAEIATRHGLAVAYGYPERDGRAVHNSAQLISADGTRLAHYRKTHLFGRFERDHFAPGEQQVVQAELNGLTVGLMICYDVEFPENVRAHALAGTDLLVVPTAQMHPFQFVAESMVPVRAFENQMYVAYVNRAGTEGGFEFVGLSVLAGPDGTARTRGGRGEQLLFADADPAFLAASREANPYLKDRRPGLYGSLV, encoded by the coding sequence ATGCGCACCGCCCTGCTCCAGAGCTCCGGCCGGCCCGGCTCCGTCGTCGAGAACCTCAAGGTCCTCGACGAGGCCGCGGGCCGGGCCGCCGCGGCGGGCGCCGGGCTGCTGGCCGCGCCGGAGATGTTCCTGACCGGGTACGCGATCGGCGGCGACATCGCCCGCCTCGCCGAGCCCGCCGACGGCGACTCCGCCGCCGCGGTCGCCGAGATCGCCACCCGGCACGGCCTGGCCGTCGCCTACGGCTACCCGGAGCGCGACGGCCGGGCCGTCCACAACTCCGCCCAGCTGATCTCCGCCGACGGCACCCGTCTCGCGCACTACCGCAAGACCCACCTCTTCGGCCGCTTCGAGCGGGACCACTTCGCGCCGGGCGAGCAGCAGGTCGTCCAGGCCGAGCTGAACGGCCTGACCGTCGGCCTGATGATCTGCTACGACGTCGAGTTCCCGGAGAACGTCCGCGCCCACGCGCTGGCCGGCACCGACCTCCTCGTCGTCCCGACCGCGCAGATGCACCCCTTCCAGTTCGTCGCCGAGTCGATGGTCCCGGTGCGCGCCTTCGAGAACCAGATGTACGTCGCCTACGTCAACCGGGCCGGGACCGAGGGCGGGTTCGAATTCGTCGGGCTCTCGGTCCTCGCCGGCCCCGACGGGACCGCCCGCACCCGCGGCGGACGCGGCGAGCAACTGCTGTTCGCCGATGCCGACCCCGCCTTCCTGGCCGCCTCCCGCGAGGCGAACCCGTACCTGAAGGACCGCCGCCCCGGTCTGTACGGGTCCCTCGTCTGA